One genomic window of Dethiosulfovibrio salsuginis includes the following:
- a CDS encoding aspartate aminotransferase family protein produces MSELYSGRGLTVSAGQGADLWDDKGKKYVDFMTGHGSSLFGHCHPELVSVAKVASQSPWSVGLGISSAPRDLFLNALRSLLPDGKAFLCNSGTESMEAAFKLVTARSGRRKILALRRAFHGRTMGALGLTFNPKYRKPWQTSLYPVEHLSPEDLPGAVDEDTCAVFVEPVQGEGGVYPLDLEIGKAISKACSKFDVPLVADEIQSGWGRCGSLLASSQVGLEPDVVCLAKGVAGGFPVGAVVWKGWIGDFPIAGHGTTYGGNPFVSALGLASWQLLQDREYPLQASSKGSRFKEILGKLDSPILGEVRGMGLLLGVDTTVKSSELVKALQDRGVLALPAGPKVLRFMPPFVAEDRHFNQAVEALKDVCDELERR; encoded by the coding sequence ATGTCTGAGCTCTACAGCGGTCGGGGTCTGACCGTATCAGCCGGTCAGGGGGCCGACCTGTGGGACGATAAAGGGAAAAAATACGTGGACTTTATGACGGGACACGGTTCCTCCCTGTTCGGTCACTGTCACCCAGAGCTGGTATCGGTGGCTAAGGTGGCCTCCCAATCGCCCTGGTCCGTGGGGCTTGGAATCTCCTCCGCTCCTAGGGATCTTTTTCTTAACGCACTGAGATCGCTGTTGCCCGACGGAAAGGCCTTTTTGTGCAACAGCGGGACGGAGTCGATGGAGGCGGCCTTTAAACTGGTCACCGCTCGTAGCGGGCGACGTAAGATCCTGGCCCTGCGAAGGGCCTTTCACGGCAGGACTATGGGAGCTCTCGGCCTAACCTTCAACCCTAAGTACAGAAAACCCTGGCAGACCTCCCTTTACCCGGTGGAGCATCTCTCCCCGGAGGACCTTCCCGGCGCTGTGGACGAGGATACCTGTGCCGTGTTCGTGGAGCCAGTCCAGGGCGAGGGAGGGGTCTATCCTTTAGATTTGGAGATAGGGAAAGCTATATCCAAAGCCTGCTCTAAGTTCGATGTCCCTCTGGTGGCCGACGAAATACAGTCAGGCTGGGGGCGATGCGGCTCCCTGTTGGCCTCCAGCCAGGTGGGCCTGGAGCCAGACGTGGTTTGCCTGGCGAAGGGAGTGGCCGGTGGTTTCCCCGTCGGGGCGGTGGTCTGGAAGGGTTGGATCGGCGATTTCCCGATAGCAGGACACGGGACGACCTACGGCGGAAACCCCTTCGTATCGGCTCTGGGTCTGGCCTCATGGCAGCTTCTACAGGACAGGGAATACCCACTCCAGGCCAGCTCCAAAGGGAGTCGCTTCAAGGAGATACTCGGCAAGCTGGATTCTCCCATCCTAGGGGAGGTTCGGGGCATGGGGCTCCTTTTAGGGGTCGATACGACGGTAAAATCCTCCGAGCTGGTCAAGGCCCTTCAGGATAGAGGTGTCCTTGCACTTCCCGCTGGACCTAAGGTCCTGCGTTTTATGCCTCCCTTCGTGGCGGAGGATCGCCATTTCAACCAGGCTGTGGAGGCTCTAAAGGATGTCTGCGATGAGCTGGAACGACGGTGA
- a CDS encoding amino acid kinase family protein: MTVGVVKIGGAGGNDPIPLLKELAARTEQGERWALVHGGSHEMEQACISLGIEPVYVTSPKGFRSRFTGEREMVVFKGVCGAISAEIISSLSEMGCCGSPVWPGVYGARALCKDVLRSVEDGRVRLLRGNRSGSVASFQGESVGRLWDKGILPVIPPIALEESSGKLLNVDGDRLAALVASSLGSEVLVILSNVPGVLSDQHDPRSLVSSGSVQDLMALAKGNMKRKIVAAEEALSGGVKDVILGDSRLDEPLSAALKGKGTKVCLSSTAVGV, translated from the coding sequence ATGACCGTTGGAGTGGTCAAAATAGGGGGAGCAGGAGGCAACGATCCTATCCCCCTCCTGAAAGAGCTTGCGGCCAGGACGGAGCAGGGCGAGAGGTGGGCACTGGTCCACGGCGGCAGCCACGAGATGGAACAGGCCTGTATCTCCCTGGGGATCGAGCCGGTCTACGTGACGAGCCCTAAGGGGTTCAGGAGCCGCTTTACAGGTGAGAGGGAGATGGTGGTCTTCAAAGGGGTATGCGGAGCCATCTCGGCGGAGATAATATCCTCCCTGTCGGAGATGGGCTGCTGTGGCTCTCCTGTATGGCCCGGCGTCTACGGAGCCAGGGCCCTGTGTAAAGACGTCCTGAGAAGCGTGGAGGACGGCAGAGTGAGGTTGCTGAGGGGCAACAGAAGCGGCTCGGTGGCGTCCTTTCAGGGCGAGTCGGTGGGCAGGCTGTGGGACAAAGGGATACTGCCGGTGATCCCTCCTATCGCCCTGGAAGAGAGCTCAGGTAAGCTGCTGAACGTCGACGGAGATCGTCTGGCAGCACTGGTGGCGTCGTCTCTGGGGTCCGAGGTTTTGGTGATACTCAGCAACGTCCCAGGGGTCCTCTCAGACCAGCACGATCCTAGGTCTTTGGTCTCCAGCGGATCGGTTCAGGATCTCATGGCTTTGGCAAAGGGCAACATGAAGAGAAAGATCGTAGCGGCGGAGGAGGCCCTATCTGGTGGGGTCAAGGACGTCATCCTAGGCGATAGCCGTCTCGACGAACCTCTGTCAGCTGCGTTGAAGGGAAAGGGGACCAAGGTATGTCTGAGCTCTACAGCGGTCGGGGTCTGA
- the argC gene encoding N-acetyl-gamma-glutamyl-phosphate reductase produces MSYRVAVWGATGMAGGELLRILANHPNLEVVCAVSRGSAGKPLWHDHPHLRLWYPEMVYSSPDEAMDIPTDLVFLALPHRGAWKVAVDYRERGVKVVDLSGDFRLKDPAQYARWYGEEHGAPAYLEQAVYGLPELHREDIASSSLVSGVGCNASCAILGLAPLASTGLVDSVRMELRVGSSEAGGSPSKGSHHPYRTRTMRVFEPFRHRHLAEVIQETGLPEDLFTMTMTAVEMVRGVQMLAQVTLKEPVKEAVLWKAYRKATEGRPFWNVCPARPSHLRLPDPRFVLGSNHCSVGFVLHEDGVRLLVVSALDNLMKGASGSAVQAANLMLGLEETSGLDGAPIYPA; encoded by the coding sequence ATGTCCTACAGGGTCGCCGTGTGGGGAGCCACCGGAATGGCAGGAGGGGAGTTGCTTCGGATACTGGCAAACCACCCAAATCTGGAGGTCGTCTGTGCCGTCTCCCGTGGCTCCGCTGGGAAGCCCCTCTGGCACGACCATCCCCATCTCAGGCTGTGGTATCCCGAGATGGTCTACAGTTCTCCCGATGAGGCTATGGATATACCGACGGACCTTGTATTCCTGGCACTTCCCCACAGAGGGGCCTGGAAGGTGGCGGTGGACTACAGGGAGAGAGGAGTTAAGGTCGTTGACCTGTCGGGAGATTTTCGCCTTAAAGATCCGGCCCAGTACGCCCGGTGGTACGGTGAGGAACACGGTGCTCCGGCCTATCTGGAGCAGGCGGTCTACGGCCTTCCGGAGCTCCACAGAGAGGATATAGCCAGTTCGTCCTTGGTGAGTGGAGTCGGCTGTAACGCCTCCTGCGCTATTCTCGGTTTGGCCCCTCTGGCGAGCACCGGGTTGGTGGACTCGGTCCGTATGGAGCTTCGGGTCGGCTCATCAGAGGCCGGTGGCTCTCCCAGCAAAGGCAGTCACCACCCCTACAGGACCAGGACCATGAGGGTATTTGAGCCCTTCCGCCATCGCCATCTGGCGGAGGTGATCCAGGAGACCGGGCTGCCCGAGGATCTGTTTACCATGACCATGACGGCGGTGGAGATGGTCAGAGGGGTCCAGATGCTGGCCCAGGTGACGTTGAAGGAGCCGGTCAAGGAGGCGGTCCTCTGGAAGGCCTACAGAAAGGCGACCGAGGGGCGTCCTTTCTGGAACGTCTGTCCCGCCAGGCCGTCCCATCTCAGGTTGCCCGACCCCAGGTTCGTTCTGGGCAGCAACCACTGTTCCGTCGGCTTCGTCCTCCACGAAGATGGAGTCAGATTGCTGGTGGTGTCCGCCCTGGATAACCTGATGAAAGGTGCTTCAGGCTCCGCCGTCCAGGCGGCCAATCTGATGCTCGGCCTTGAGGAGACCTCCGGTCTGGACGGAGCTCCGATTTATCCCGCTTAG